A section of the Corynebacterium tuberculostearicum genome encodes:
- a CDS encoding NADP-dependent isocitrate dehydrogenase, which yields MAKITWTRTDEAPLLATYSLKPIVEAFASTAGIDVETRDISLAARIAAQFPERLTEEQKVEDALAELGKMAKTPEANIIKLPNISASLVQLKKAIAELQAAGYDLPDYPDSPSTEEEKDIAARYDSVKGSAVNPVLREGNSDRRAPEAVKNFVKKHPHRMGEWSKDSKTNVATMADNDFRHNEKSVILDNEDTLSIVLKTADGEQTLLPELPVLKGEVIDGTFMSAKALDEFLLAQVKRAKEEGVLFSTHLKATMMKVSDPILFGHVVRAFFADVYDKYGEELLAAGLNGENGLGAIYEGLKNLDNGEEIKAAFDAVLSDGPDLAMVNSHKGITNLHVPSDVIIDASMPAMIRTSGHMWNKNDEEQDTLAVIPDSSYAGVYQAVIEDCKENGAFDPTTMGTVPNVGLMAQKAEEYGSHNKTFKIPAAGTVEVRNSQGEVLISHDVEEGDIWRACQTKDAPIQDWVKLAVNRARLSGMKTIFWLDPERGHDRNIKSLVEKYLKDHDTEGLDISIEDPVTATKTSIERIRRGEDTISVTGNVLRDYNTDLFPILELGTSAKMLSVVPLMAGGGLFETGAGGSAPKHVQQVEEENHLRWDSLGEFLALAESFRHEKQTNGNEKAGVLAATLDKATERLLNEGKSPSRKAGEIDNRGSHFFLATFWAEELANQTDDADLAAAFKDVASQLSSQADEIAQALVDAQGNPADLGGYYWPNDEKTSAVMRPVAQFNEIIDGLKK from the coding sequence ATGGCAAAGATTACGTGGACCCGTACCGATGAGGCGCCGCTGCTGGCGACCTACTCCCTCAAGCCCATCGTGGAGGCCTTCGCTTCCACCGCTGGCATCGACGTGGAAACCCGCGATATCTCGCTGGCCGCCCGCATCGCCGCACAGTTCCCGGAGCGCCTGACCGAGGAGCAGAAGGTCGAGGACGCCCTGGCAGAACTGGGCAAGATGGCTAAGACCCCGGAAGCAAATATCATCAAGCTGCCGAATATTTCCGCTTCCCTGGTGCAGCTGAAGAAGGCCATCGCCGAGCTGCAGGCCGCCGGCTACGACCTGCCTGATTACCCGGATAGTCCTTCCACCGAGGAAGAAAAGGACATTGCTGCCCGCTACGATTCCGTCAAGGGCTCCGCCGTTAACCCGGTGCTGCGTGAGGGCAACTCCGACCGCCGCGCACCGGAGGCAGTCAAGAACTTTGTCAAGAAGCACCCGCACCGCATGGGCGAGTGGTCCAAGGACTCCAAGACCAACGTTGCCACCATGGCGGACAACGACTTCCGCCACAATGAAAAGTCCGTCATCCTGGACAACGAGGACACCCTGTCCATCGTGCTGAAGACCGCCGACGGCGAGCAGACCCTGCTGCCGGAGCTGCCGGTTCTCAAGGGTGAGGTCATCGACGGCACCTTCATGTCCGCCAAGGCCCTGGATGAGTTCCTCCTCGCACAGGTCAAGCGCGCCAAGGAAGAGGGCGTGCTCTTCTCCACCCACCTGAAGGCCACCATGATGAAAGTCTCTGACCCCATCCTCTTCGGCCACGTCGTCCGCGCCTTCTTCGCCGATGTGTATGACAAGTACGGCGAGGAGCTGCTGGCTGCCGGCCTCAATGGCGAGAACGGCCTGGGCGCTATTTACGAGGGCCTGAAGAACCTGGACAACGGCGAAGAAATCAAGGCTGCTTTCGATGCTGTGCTTTCCGACGGCCCCGACCTCGCCATGGTCAACTCCCACAAGGGCATCACCAACCTGCACGTGCCTTCCGACGTCATTATTGACGCCTCCATGCCTGCCATGATCCGCACCTCCGGCCACATGTGGAATAAGAACGACGAGGAGCAGGACACCCTCGCCGTCATCCCGGATTCCTCCTACGCCGGCGTCTACCAGGCCGTTATCGAGGACTGCAAGGAAAACGGCGCCTTCGACCCGACCACCATGGGCACCGTGCCGAACGTGGGCCTCATGGCGCAGAAGGCCGAGGAGTACGGCTCCCACAACAAGACCTTCAAGATCCCGGCTGCGGGCACCGTTGAGGTTCGCAACTCCCAGGGCGAGGTTCTCATCTCCCACGACGTGGAGGAAGGCGATATCTGGCGCGCCTGCCAGACCAAGGACGCCCCGATCCAGGACTGGGTCAAGCTCGCCGTCAACCGCGCTCGCCTGTCCGGCATGAAGACCATCTTCTGGCTCGACCCGGAGCGCGGCCACGACCGCAACATCAAGTCCCTGGTGGAGAAGTACCTTAAGGACCACGACACCGAGGGCCTGGATATCTCCATCGAGGATCCGGTTACCGCTACCAAGACCTCCATCGAGCGCATCCGCCGCGGCGAGGACACCATCTCCGTGACCGGCAACGTGCTGCGTGACTACAACACGGACCTCTTCCCCATCCTCGAGCTGGGCACCTCCGCCAAGATGCTGTCTGTAGTTCCGCTCATGGCCGGCGGCGGCCTCTTCGAGACCGGTGCGGGCGGCTCCGCCCCGAAGCACGTCCAGCAGGTCGAGGAAGAAAACCACCTGCGCTGGGATTCCCTCGGCGAGTTCCTGGCCCTGGCCGAGTCCTTCCGCCACGAGAAGCAGACCAACGGCAACGAAAAGGCCGGCGTCCTGGCCGCCACCCTGGACAAGGCCACCGAGCGTCTGCTCAATGAGGGCAAGTCCCCGTCCCGCAAGGCTGGCGAAATCGACAACCGCGGTTCCCACTTCTTCCTGGCCACCTTCTGGGCCGAAGAGCTGGCTAACCAGACCGATGATGCCGATCTCGCCGCTGCTTTCAAGGACGTGGCTTCCCAGCTGTCCTCCCAGGCAGACGAGATTGCCCAGGCGCTTGTCGACGCCCAGGGCAACCCCGCCGACCTCGGCGGCTACTACTGGCCAAATGACGAGAAGACCTCTGCCGTCATGCGCCCGGTTGCGCAGTTCAACGAGATCATCGACGGCCTGAAGAAGTAA
- a CDS encoding MFS transporter, whose amino-acid sequence MKIIDELSPRSAREHRVRRRPLPLQTEITARRRAIVMVAMALGAFAIGTTEFVSMGLLPLIADDFGVSEENASTLITIYAMGVVVGAPLIAAFTGKLPRRRLILLLIGFLVVGNLLSVLAPNYAILMVARFIAGMPHGAYFSVANLSAASMAPPGGRGKAMAYVGMGLAIATVIGVPAAQALGSALGWQAAYLVVVALGIVTAIALFFLMPHMTEMKQTDIRTEFGAFKNSQVWFTVIMGVVGFGGMFSVYTYISWTMTEVAGMDQSLIWVVLMAYGIGMTIGNAFGGWLADRNLEFGIIFALACLIVILTAFYFLSSHAIPATLCFGCVAFMGSTLVPSLQLRLVHVAGDAQTLAAALNQSALNIANAAGATIGGAVVGAGLGYSAPALAGAALAAAGCLVWAATMWDKKRLSRRA is encoded by the coding sequence ATGAAAATCATCGATGAGCTAAGCCCGCGCAGCGCACGCGAACACCGCGTTCGCCGCCGCCCGCTGCCGTTGCAAACGGAGATTACCGCCCGTCGCCGCGCCATCGTCATGGTGGCCATGGCCCTGGGCGCGTTTGCCATCGGCACGACGGAGTTCGTGTCTATGGGCCTGCTGCCGCTTATTGCAGATGATTTTGGCGTTTCGGAAGAAAACGCCTCCACGCTCATCACCATCTATGCCATGGGCGTGGTGGTCGGTGCCCCGTTGATTGCGGCTTTTACCGGCAAGCTGCCGCGCCGCCGGCTCATCCTGCTGCTCATCGGCTTCCTCGTGGTGGGCAACCTCCTCTCGGTCTTGGCACCGAATTACGCCATCCTCATGGTCGCGCGCTTTATTGCGGGCATGCCGCACGGCGCTTATTTCTCCGTGGCTAATCTCTCGGCCGCATCCATGGCGCCCCCTGGCGGCCGCGGCAAGGCCATGGCTTATGTGGGCATGGGCCTGGCCATCGCCACGGTTATCGGCGTGCCGGCCGCCCAAGCCCTCGGCTCCGCGCTGGGCTGGCAGGCGGCCTACCTAGTGGTCGTGGCTTTGGGTATTGTCACCGCCATTGCGTTGTTCTTCCTGATGCCGCACATGACGGAGATGAAGCAGACCGATATCCGCACCGAATTTGGTGCGTTCAAAAACAGTCAGGTGTGGTTCACCGTCATCATGGGCGTGGTCGGCTTTGGCGGCATGTTCTCCGTCTATACCTATATTTCGTGGACCATGACCGAGGTCGCCGGCATGGACCAGAGCCTCATCTGGGTGGTGCTCATGGCCTATGGCATCGGCATGACCATCGGCAATGCCTTTGGCGGCTGGCTGGCTGACCGCAACCTGGAGTTTGGCATTATCTTTGCCTTGGCTTGCCTCATCGTTATCCTGACGGCCTTCTACTTCCTTTCTAGCCATGCCATTCCCGCCACTTTGTGCTTTGGCTGCGTGGCGTTTATGGGCTCCACCTTGGTTCCTTCGCTGCAGCTGCGCTTGGTGCATGTGGCTGGCGACGCCCAGACTTTGGCCGCAGCCCTTAACCAGTCCGCGCTGAACATCGCAAACGCGGCCGGTGCGACCATTGGCGGCGCCGTGGTGGGTGCCGGCTTGGGCTACTCCGCCCCGGCGCTGGCCGGTGCGGCCCTAGCGGCTGCGGGTTGCCTGGTATGGGCTGCGACGATGTGGGATAAAAAGCGCCTTTCTCGCCGCGCCTAG
- a CDS encoding exodeoxyribonuclease III produces MTLTIASVNVNGIRAACKQRNENNPGMNAWLEETPADIVLMQEVRATPEQAEKALAPALEAGWHLALADAAAKGRAGVGILSRTPLADVEVGFGSFTDAGRWIAATTRDIRVASLYLPSGDTGSPKLDEKYRFLDEFQEVLAENAARTNSDGSPADMVIGGDWNICHRAQDLKNNKANEKKAGHLPEERAFMDHVFGAFPDDKPQEKKNLGQWQGVVEYAGGEPWSPAADPQWFDVARRLHPEEDGPYTWWTYRGQAFNNNAGWRIDYQAATRPMLERAQRTWVDKAPTVEQRWSDHSPLLVEYR; encoded by the coding sequence ATGACCCTTACCATCGCGAGCGTTAATGTCAACGGAATCCGCGCTGCGTGCAAGCAGCGCAACGAAAATAACCCCGGAATGAACGCCTGGCTAGAGGAGACTCCGGCCGATATCGTGCTCATGCAGGAGGTGCGCGCAACCCCGGAGCAGGCCGAAAAGGCCCTGGCCCCAGCTTTAGAGGCGGGCTGGCACTTAGCTCTTGCCGACGCCGCCGCAAAGGGCCGCGCCGGCGTGGGTATCCTGTCTCGCACCCCGCTTGCCGACGTCGAAGTGGGCTTCGGCTCCTTTACCGACGCCGGCCGCTGGATTGCGGCTACCACCCGCGATATTCGCGTCGCCTCCTTGTACTTGCCTTCCGGCGATACCGGTTCGCCGAAGTTGGATGAAAAGTACCGCTTCTTGGATGAGTTCCAGGAGGTGCTAGCGGAGAACGCCGCGCGGACGAACTCCGATGGCAGCCCCGCCGACATGGTCATCGGCGGCGACTGGAATATCTGCCACCGCGCCCAGGACCTGAAAAATAATAAGGCCAACGAAAAAAAGGCCGGGCACCTGCCGGAAGAGCGCGCCTTTATGGACCATGTCTTTGGCGCGTTCCCGGATGACAAGCCGCAGGAGAAGAAGAACCTGGGGCAGTGGCAGGGTGTGGTCGAGTACGCCGGCGGCGAGCCGTGGTCCCCGGCCGCAGATCCGCAGTGGTTCGATGTCGCCCGCCGCCTGCACCCAGAAGAAGACGGTCCTTATACCTGGTGGACCTACCGCGGCCAGGCATTTAATAACAACGCCGGGTGGCGCATCGATTACCAGGCGGCCACCCGCCCGATGCTGGAGCGCGCGCAGCGCACCTGGGTGGATAAAGCTCCTACCGTGGAGCAGCGCTGGTCCGACCATTCCCCACTGCTGGTGGAGTACCGCTGA
- a CDS encoding trimeric intracellular cation channel family protein: MTPLFSVLYVVGITAESMTAALSAGRQKLDLFGVTMIASMTALGGGTVRDMILDDPPFTWVEHPIYLVIVIVAAVVTVGMSFLMHYFRHLFLILDALGLAVFSVLGTQIAVHLGHGFIIASVSAVISGVFGGVLRDLLSDRIPLVFSGEFYAAISVLAAAMFMALYHSGLAEEPAAIITASVCFFARLAAIYFKKGLPVFEYRDAEQQMDPRLRLSARIVRDGARKAKRKAGAATRYASPITRPLTRPLSRPLSRTFRNKSRAFSTATEGTDYSDMSSNRIARRPKRQSITRPSGRHSPGARGVNVEQQWSFNKGDVGKRKAPKHKQ, from the coding sequence ATGACGCCACTATTTAGCGTCCTGTATGTAGTTGGTATTACGGCCGAGTCCATGACCGCCGCCTTGTCCGCCGGCCGCCAAAAGCTCGACCTTTTTGGCGTCACCATGATCGCCTCCATGACGGCGCTGGGCGGCGGCACGGTGCGCGATATGATCCTCGATGATCCTCCCTTTACCTGGGTTGAGCACCCCATCTATTTGGTGATCGTCATCGTGGCGGCCGTAGTGACGGTGGGCATGTCCTTCCTCATGCACTATTTCCGCCACCTCTTCCTCATCTTGGATGCCCTGGGGCTTGCGGTCTTTTCGGTGCTCGGCACCCAAATTGCGGTCCATTTAGGTCACGGGTTCATTATTGCCTCGGTTTCCGCGGTGATTTCTGGCGTCTTTGGCGGCGTGCTGCGTGACCTGCTTTCGGATCGCATCCCGCTGGTCTTTTCCGGCGAGTTTTACGCCGCGATTTCGGTGCTCGCCGCGGCGATGTTTATGGCGCTGTACCACAGTGGCCTGGCCGAGGAACCGGCCGCGATTATCACCGCCTCCGTGTGCTTTTTTGCCCGCTTGGCCGCGATCTACTTCAAGAAAGGCCTGCCCGTCTTTGAATATCGCGATGCCGAGCAGCAGATGGACCCGCGCCTGCGTTTGTCCGCTCGCATTGTGCGCGATGGCGCTCGCAAGGCCAAGCGCAAGGCGGGCGCGGCCACGCGCTATGCCAGCCCGATCACGCGCCCGTTGACCCGGCCGCTAAGCCGACCCTTGAGCCGCACGTTTAGGAACAAGTCTCGAGCGTTTTCTACCGCGACCGAAGGAACGGACTACAGCGATATGTCGAGCAACCGCATCGCGCGCCGGCCGAAGCGACAGTCGATTACGCGGCCGAGCGGCCGGCACTCGCCAGGGGCGAGGGGAGTCAACGTGGAGCAGCAGTGGAGCTTTAATAAGGGGGACGTCGGCAAGCGCAAGGCACCCAAACACAAGCAGTAG
- the trpS gene encoding tryptophan--tRNA ligase has product MTADNSTVSRVLSGIQPTADSYHLGNYLGALKQWIDLQDGYDAFYFIPDLHAITVEQNPEELRNRTIAGAAQLIALGIDPEKSTLFVQSHVPAHAELTWVLQCLTGFGEASRMTQFKDKSAKQGSDRTSVGLFTYPILMASDILLYSPDYVPVGEDQRQHLELTRNLAERFNNKYGETFKVPEPFIPEGAAKIYDLQEPTSKMSKSGANPKGLVNLLDAPKTSAKRIKSAVTDDLGSVAFDRDNQPGVSNLLVIQSALTGESIDSLVEKYAGQGYGHLKVDTADALQEFTTPLKARYDELMADRGELERILAQGAETAQEIAQPLVDAVYEKVGFLPRLRK; this is encoded by the coding sequence ATGACTGCAGACAATTCCACCGTTTCCCGCGTCCTGTCCGGTATCCAACCCACCGCTGATTCCTATCACCTGGGTAATTACCTGGGAGCGCTCAAGCAGTGGATTGACCTGCAGGACGGCTATGACGCCTTCTACTTCATCCCTGACCTGCACGCGATCACCGTGGAGCAAAATCCGGAGGAGCTGCGCAACCGCACCATCGCGGGTGCCGCACAGCTCATTGCCTTGGGCATTGACCCGGAAAAGTCCACGCTCTTCGTGCAGTCGCACGTGCCCGCCCACGCGGAGCTGACCTGGGTACTGCAGTGCCTTACCGGTTTTGGTGAGGCCTCCCGCATGACCCAGTTCAAGGATAAGTCCGCCAAGCAGGGCTCGGACCGCACCTCGGTGGGCCTATTTACCTACCCGATCCTCATGGCCTCCGATATCTTGCTCTACTCGCCGGATTATGTGCCGGTGGGCGAGGACCAGCGCCAGCACCTGGAACTGACCCGCAATCTGGCCGAGCGTTTCAACAATAAGTACGGCGAGACCTTCAAGGTACCGGAGCCGTTCATCCCGGAGGGTGCGGCAAAGATTTATGACCTGCAGGAGCCGACCTCCAAGATGTCTAAGTCCGGCGCCAACCCGAAGGGCCTGGTCAACCTGCTTGATGCGCCGAAGACCTCGGCTAAGCGCATCAAGTCCGCCGTGACGGATGACTTGGGCTCGGTGGCTTTTGACCGCGACAACCAGCCGGGTGTGTCCAACCTGCTGGTCATCCAGTCTGCGCTCACCGGTGAATCCATCGATTCCTTGGTGGAAAAGTACGCCGGCCAGGGCTACGGCCACCTCAAGGTCGATACCGCCGACGCGCTGCAGGAATTTACCACTCCGCTCAAGGCGCGCTATGACGAGTTGATGGCGGACCGCGGCGAGCTCGAGCGCATCCTGGCGCAGGGCGCGGAGACGGCACAAGAGATTGCCCAGCCGCTTGTCGACGCCGTCTATGAAAAGGTCGGCTTCCTTCCCCGCCTGCGCAAGTAG
- a CDS encoding YhjD/YihY/BrkB family envelope integrity protein — MPTTTQSSSKKTDHYGIERANADDPGAVDKIRSKSGFVDHLMRMNERYGAEGGNQFAAGITYYSVLSIFPLAMLVVATVAAVLANREDLLNDLQSHITSSIDGDMGDTVNEILDTAIDQRGAMFGIGGLTTLWSGLGWMNNLRIGISAMWGIDANEGGSFLKKKLSDLVGLIGLIVAFLIAFGVTAAGSSGLTQKIFERVGIESFSGMDLVIFYVGLAVGLLANFIVMWWLIMILPRTKVPKKSGLIGAAIGAVAFELLKQLSTLIMSSATGSPAGAVFGPVIVLMVVMYLIWRVVLYVSAWTATTAESLKYAHPPVPEPAVIRVRNEVKEGAPAGATFGVGAAVGAAAVGAWSLLRRK, encoded by the coding sequence GTGCCTACCACCACGCAATCCTCCTCGAAGAAGACGGACCACTACGGCATCGAACGCGCCAATGCCGACGATCCCGGTGCGGTAGATAAGATTCGCTCCAAGTCCGGATTCGTTGACCACCTCATGCGCATGAACGAGCGCTACGGTGCCGAAGGCGGCAACCAATTTGCCGCCGGCATCACCTATTATTCGGTGCTCTCCATCTTCCCGCTTGCCATGCTGGTCGTGGCCACCGTCGCCGCCGTCTTGGCTAACCGCGAGGACCTGCTCAATGATCTGCAATCCCATATCACCAGTTCTATCGATGGCGATATGGGAGATACGGTCAATGAGATCTTGGATACCGCCATTGACCAACGCGGCGCCATGTTCGGCATCGGTGGTTTGACCACCCTGTGGTCCGGCCTAGGCTGGATGAATAACCTGCGCATCGGTATCTCGGCCATGTGGGGCATCGATGCCAACGAGGGCGGTTCCTTCTTGAAGAAGAAGTTGTCTGACCTGGTGGGCCTCATTGGCCTTATCGTGGCATTCCTCATCGCCTTTGGCGTGACCGCCGCCGGTTCCTCCGGCCTTACCCAGAAGATCTTTGAGCGCGTAGGAATCGAGTCCTTCTCGGGCATGGACTTGGTGATTTTCTATGTCGGCTTGGCTGTGGGCCTTCTGGCGAACTTCATCGTCATGTGGTGGCTGATTATGATCCTGCCGCGCACCAAGGTGCCGAAGAAGTCCGGCCTTATCGGCGCGGCCATTGGTGCCGTGGCTTTTGAGCTGCTCAAGCAGCTGTCCACGCTCATCATGTCCTCTGCTACCGGCAGCCCTGCCGGCGCGGTCTTCGGCCCCGTCATCGTGCTCATGGTGGTCATGTATCTGATTTGGCGCGTGGTGCTGTACGTCTCCGCGTGGACCGCCACCACCGCCGAGTCCCTGAAGTACGCTCACCCGCCGGTCCCAGAGCCGGCCGTTATTCGCGTCCGCAACGAGGTCAAGGAAGGCGCGCCTGCAGGTGCGACCTTCGGCGTTGGCGCCGCTGTAGGCGCCGCGGCCGTGGGCGCATGGAGCTTGTTGCGCCGTAAGTAA
- a CDS encoding RDD family protein, translating into MNANDIAPNLYEEWGLDRRDGEHELLVLLESKDVLLQQQGHDIEHPRRAQLRIAASVLGSAAKRAEYDKACAAGVRPTWGDLGQLGAVGQWTPRPQQPQQAQASHSGQAAGPGRHAQQEPRFTQTASPYGSPYARNPFAPQHNPFPPATANAAVPAPVVQQPAAEISQRAGQDARIGMAILDLIFFSLISGSFGGALLSGGVDELSTFIGGAIILLLYTLGTECWLGASPAKLLMGYTVRDVDTKERLTLTQSAKRQWWRLVNIVPGPGTFASWVGAGVHTFTISEKNNRRGTHDEWANAEVVKKHPRK; encoded by the coding sequence ATGAACGCCAATGACATCGCACCGAATCTTTATGAGGAATGGGGACTAGATCGCCGCGATGGCGAGCACGAGCTCTTAGTCTTGTTGGAGTCCAAGGATGTGCTGCTGCAGCAGCAAGGCCACGACATTGAACATCCGCGGCGCGCGCAGCTGCGCATCGCTGCCAGTGTCTTGGGCTCTGCTGCAAAGCGGGCCGAATACGATAAGGCGTGCGCGGCGGGCGTGCGCCCCACCTGGGGAGACCTCGGACAGCTGGGCGCGGTAGGGCAGTGGACCCCGCGGCCACAGCAGCCGCAGCAGGCGCAGGCCTCCCACTCCGGCCAAGCGGCAGGGCCAGGGCGCCACGCTCAGCAGGAACCACGATTTACGCAGACCGCGAGCCCCTACGGGTCGCCGTATGCGCGCAATCCCTTTGCCCCGCAGCACAATCCATTCCCGCCGGCAACGGCGAACGCGGCTGTACCCGCGCCGGTGGTACAACAACCAGCAGCCGAAATTAGCCAGCGCGCCGGTCAAGATGCGCGCATCGGCATGGCCATTTTGGACCTCATCTTCTTTTCGCTCATTAGCGGTAGCTTCGGCGGCGCGCTGCTCTCCGGCGGCGTGGATGAGCTTTCGACGTTCATTGGCGGCGCCATCATCTTGCTGCTCTACACCTTGGGCACCGAGTGTTGGCTCGGCGCCAGCCCGGCTAAGCTGCTGATGGGCTACACGGTGCGCGATGTTGACACCAAAGAGCGGCTTACCCTCACCCAGTCCGCTAAGCGCCAGTGGTGGCGCCTAGTCAATATCGTGCCGGGCCCCGGTACGTTCGCCAGCTGGGTGGGCGCCGGCGTGCATACCTTCACCATTTCGGAGAAGAATAACCGCCGCGGCACCCACGATGAGTGGGCTAACGCCGAAGTAGTGAAAAAGCACCCACGCAAATAG
- a CDS encoding D-alanyl-D-alanine carboxypeptidase family protein produces MKRILACSLAAVLASGPPLALAETPTAPTTTRTAAPNTDKCPHAERPEKATTTSERLAPGQASPTPLPPVESDEACGTTLPEGFKVDKDVVAAAWMVSDIDTGEIIAMKDPNGRYRPASIIKALLALVVIDELDLHQKVEVGEESAQIDGSAVGIGPGGTYTVEQLLQGLLMASGNDAAHALAQELGGDEATLRKVNEKAAEIGTNSTYAASYSGLDAPGMSTSAEDISRIYRAAFHNPTFARIVDTESVEFPGWGDLDGYQLGNDNGLFLNDPDGIGGKTGFTDDAHHTFVGALDRHGRRLQAVLLDTTVEHGPRAWEQAQKLLHEAYKVHPGDGVGQLLADAHSDADSPASPTATPAPDAQAQSANSSLAGVQGWLGWVIAGAVVLLAICVGAFSLLRR; encoded by the coding sequence ATGAAAAGAATTCTCGCTTGTTCTCTCGCCGCGGTGCTGGCGAGCGGCCCGCCGCTAGCACTGGCGGAAACGCCGACCGCTCCAACCACCACACGCACCGCCGCCCCGAATACCGATAAGTGCCCGCACGCCGAGCGCCCGGAAAAGGCCACCACCACCTCGGAGCGCCTCGCTCCTGGGCAGGCCTCCCCCACCCCGCTGCCGCCGGTGGAGAGCGATGAGGCCTGTGGCACCACCCTGCCCGAAGGGTTCAAGGTGGATAAAGATGTGGTGGCCGCGGCGTGGATGGTCTCCGATATCGATACCGGCGAAATCATCGCGATGAAGGACCCTAACGGCCGCTACCGGCCGGCCTCCATCATCAAGGCACTGCTGGCGCTGGTGGTTATCGACGAACTGGATCTACACCAGAAGGTCGAAGTGGGCGAAGAATCGGCACAGATTGACGGCTCTGCGGTGGGCATCGGCCCAGGCGGCACGTACACGGTGGAACAGCTTTTGCAGGGCTTGCTCATGGCCTCTGGCAACGATGCCGCGCACGCCCTAGCACAGGAATTGGGCGGGGACGAGGCTACGCTGCGCAAGGTCAACGAGAAGGCGGCCGAGATCGGCACGAATTCCACTTACGCGGCCAGCTACTCCGGGCTCGATGCCCCGGGCATGTCTACCTCGGCCGAAGATATTTCCCGCATTTACCGCGCGGCCTTCCATAACCCGACCTTCGCGCGGATTGTGGATACGGAGTCCGTGGAGTTCCCCGGCTGGGGCGACCTTGACGGTTACCAATTAGGCAACGATAACGGGCTCTTCCTCAATGATCCAGACGGCATTGGTGGCAAGACGGGCTTTACCGATGACGCGCACCATACCTTCGTCGGCGCGCTTGACCGCCATGGTCGGCGGCTGCAGGCGGTGCTGCTCGATACCACCGTGGAGCACGGCCCGCGCGCGTGGGAGCAGGCCCAGAAGCTGCTGCACGAGGCCTATAAGGTGCATCCCGGTGATGGTGTAGGGCAGTTGCTTGCCGACGCCCATTCCGACGCCGACTCCCCTGCCTCCCCCACTGCCACCCCGGCCCCCGATGCCCAGGCGCAATCGGCCAACTCCTCCCTGGCAGGGGTGCAGGGGTGGCTCGGCTGGGTCATCGCCGGCGCCGTAGTGTTGCTGGCTATTTGCGTGGGTGCTTTTTCACTACTTCGGCGTTAG
- a CDS encoding adenosine deaminase: MHDAPLISPENKDSAADVVAKLPKVSLFETINSTAATPEELTATIRERYEALAADGVVYAELHLDPAEIGLDAAAVVEAAGAARIPSLDSRLVLAGTAPEAVVPDDAPVVGYNLPQDQAGTAADFRAAYLPTQIHVGEDFAEVERAAQAGVNRLIHPVNMIDDFTANIEGIVPGKASGYIRDRHIPLVFTPLEEAEELTDHPLPLLQQLGFTCTISSGATTLTKQFLALSETFGYGLEEFFDLTVKAVENSFADQELRQHLLETVILPAYEELSDPELAGPDTEESLADAADAAEE, encoded by the coding sequence ATGCATGACGCGCCTTTGATTAGCCCTGAAAACAAGGACTCCGCCGCCGACGTGGTGGCCAAGCTGCCTAAGGTCTCCCTCTTTGAGACCATTAACTCCACGGCCGCCACGCCGGAGGAACTTACCGCGACCATCCGCGAGCGCTACGAAGCCTTGGCCGCCGATGGTGTGGTCTATGCGGAACTGCACCTGGATCCAGCAGAGATCGGCCTAGACGCTGCCGCGGTTGTCGAAGCCGCTGGTGCAGCCCGCATTCCTTCCCTCGACTCCCGCCTCGTCCTCGCCGGCACGGCCCCTGAGGCAGTAGTGCCTGACGACGCCCCCGTGGTGGGCTACAACCTGCCCCAGGACCAAGCGGGCACGGCCGCGGACTTCCGCGCCGCATACCTGCCCACCCAGATTCACGTGGGCGAGGACTTCGCAGAAGTAGAGCGCGCCGCCCAGGCCGGCGTGAACCGCCTTATCCACCCGGTGAATATGATCGATGACTTCACTGCGAATATTGAAGGCATCGTGCCGGGTAAGGCCTCTGGCTACATCCGCGACCGTCATATTCCCCTGGTCTTTACCCCACTGGAGGAGGCCGAGGAGCTGACCGACCACCCACTGCCACTGCTGCAACAGCTGGGTTTTACCTGCACCATTTCCTCGGGCGCGACTACCTTGACCAAGCAGTTCCTCGCGCTGAGTGAGACCTTTGGCTACGGGCTGGAGGAATTTTTCGATCTTACCGTCAAAGCGGTGGAGAATTCCTTCGCTGACCAGGAATTACGGCAGCATCTGCTAGAAACGGTTATCTTGCCAGCATACGAGGAACTATCTGATCCGGAGCTTGCTGGCCCGGACACGGAAGAGTCCCTCGCAGATGCTGCAGACGCCGCTGAAGAATAG